One Laspinema palackyanum D2c DNA segment encodes these proteins:
- a CDS encoding T-complex 10 C-terminal domain-containing protein produces MFNPLKVTLTLMTSGVLALMLPVSKGAIAQEYPGCFMIDSSGQARNLNNLCEPPLQTATPGGQVPGQGGNVPGAEAVAPGQIQTLPDGTTIQTLPDGRTIQTLPDGTTVTNGTGSNPIQTVPGTPQGIPTPQQVPAGTPIQQVPAGTPIQQVPAGTPIQQVPAGT; encoded by the coding sequence ATGTTTAACCCTTTAAAAGTCACCTTAACTTTGATGACATCTGGAGTCTTGGCCTTAATGCTCCCGGTTTCCAAGGGAGCGATCGCCCAAGAATATCCAGGCTGTTTTATGATTGATTCTTCCGGTCAAGCGAGGAATCTCAACAATCTCTGTGAGCCCCCATTGCAAACAGCCACACCGGGCGGCCAAGTTCCCGGACAAGGGGGCAATGTCCCAGGGGCAGAGGCAGTAGCACCGGGTCAGATCCAAACCCTCCCTGATGGCACGACTATTCAAACCCTCCCCGATGGCAGGACTATTCAAACCCTCCCCGATGGCACAACGGTGACAAATGGGACGGGTTCTAACCCGATTCAAACAGTGCCAGGGACCCCCCAAGGTATTCCCACTCCCCAGCAGGTTCCCGCAGGAACTCCCATCCAGCAGGTTCCCGCAGGAACTCCCATCCAGCAGGTTCCCGCAGGAACTCCCATCCAGCAGGTTCCCGCAGGAACTC